A single genomic interval of Oncorhynchus mykiss isolate Arlee chromosome 13, USDA_OmykA_1.1, whole genome shotgun sequence harbors:
- the LOC110486405 gene encoding myocardin-related transcription factor A isoform X8, with translation MPPLKSPAAFHEQRRSLERARTEDYLKRKIRSRPERSELVRMHILEDHVPDGCWLANPLCAVCSETSVEPSLQAKQLQLKRARLADDLNDKISHRPGPMELIHKNILPVHSSIKQAIIETDFPKVAGEISSFDEDSSDTLSPEQPIGQESPLGHGPLPSPPDVLACNSTPTQFLTQVPPPPPPLPPFYGPCQPVKLSNGTAVLRTAPALIKSQPKPTSERPPQRSKKPKDNKPKVRKLKYHQYIPPDQKADHEPPPQLDSTYAKILHQQQLFLQLQILNQQQQHYNYHTILPAPPKPLTDQPPPTNGPSPSPAVPASSTSSSSQSAPSRQNVTHVGGATPGSLPPNLDDLKVAELKHELKLRSLPVSGTKNDLIERLRNYQAQQNSRGGGSATTTTAGGATGSGAGASKTNHPTQQKQLLKQQQQQLSQHQALSSVVHQSGEAGVVTLATFPFMTTAPQQIMHFGSTSSSPPVSPAPSDRSLAGMSPDETSCNGDSFGEMVSSPLTQLSLHPSPQHRGTIKEELSGSAPTACQFSMAALQKRLQVAPPSVNKDQMLQEKDKQIEALTCMLRQKQRLVETLRVQLEQGKRGGRDAPPEPLGLVRVKEEPPDIPSIPSTFCPIARSPTPSQCHMEVTKMTIKQEVGDVEEAVELSLEAPPQQVQLEKIQAQQLEQLKVQQTQQINALQLAQQQALQQLLLQQNQQNLQKHRSQQRKKKSHKQQLKQQQQQLLSQQQQQIQSKNQQLLQSKHQQQQILQAQQQPQQILQAQQQQQQLKSQQVSQMFLNQQSRSTTSFPLDLLKTHSTPTLVTDSNGNHFLIALTNHCAESQGSDMPQGTPQGKTSNRIILQRLQSTPTKLPSQSPLQLSSSDTQSKPKTQPGLVKQPTRKGQKAGLQMSTNHSPGVALSFSAPPNLQPFFPNDDSSPSEKDTSPSPPAQTEDLSPGLDHEPLFSPPSPKQTPSPNPPDDKDNGSTQHMDDLFDILIQTGEISATFKPAPDPSLARLRPNTPSPSHSQAPSPLQLQLHFSPSTPPEPETPQPGQGEEEELQAPATDDQDVSNTGSGRLEDFLESTTGKPLLGVEPGGPLTLIDDLHNQMLSTPSILDHTSSPMDTYELSGYTANPPGLDFGDHALDSMDWLDITMGGASNEIAGLAPLGPLGPHTPPSVFSADFLDSSDLQLHWDSCL, from the exons cactGAAAAGTCCAGCTGCCTTCCACGAACAGAGACGAAGTTTAGAGCGAGCGCGG aCTGAAGACTACCTAAAGAGGAAGATCCGAAGTCGGCCGGAGAGGTCGGAGCTGGTCAGGATGCACATTCTGGAGG ATCACGTGCCTGATGGTTGTTGGCTGGCTAACccgctgtgtgctgtgtgttcaGAGACGTCGGTGGAACCCTCCCTCCAGGCCAAACAACTGCAGCTGAAGAGGGCCCGTCTGGCTGACGACCTCAACGACAAGATCTCCCACAGGCCTGGCCCCATGGAGCTCATTCACAAGAACATCCTGCCTGTGCACAGCAGCATCAAACAGGCCATCATAG aGACAGACTTCCCCAAGGTTGCTGGGGAGATATCCTCCTTTGATGAGGACAGTAGTGATACTCTCTCTCCTGAGCAGCCCATTGGTCAGGAGTCTCCGCTGGGCCACGGCCCTCTGCCCTCTCCCCCCGACGTCCTAGCTTGCAACAGCACCCCCACACAGTTTCTCACTCAGGTTCCTCCaccaccccctcctcttcctcccttctaTGGGCCCTGCCAACCAGTGAAGTTGAGCAATGGGACAGCAGTTCTGAGAACCGCCCCTGCACTGATCAAG TCCCAGCCAAAGCCCACCTCAGAGCGCCCCCCTCAGCGATCCAAGAAGCCCAAGGACAACAAGCCCAAGGTGAGGAAGCTGAAGTACCACCAGTACATCCCTCCGGACCAGAAGGCCGACCACGAGCCGCCCCCTCAGCTGGACTCCACCTACGCCAAGATCCTCCACCAGCAGCAGCTCTTCCTCCAGCTGCAGATCCTCAACCAGCAGCAGCAACACTACAACTACCACACCATCCTTCCTGCACCAcccaa ACCACTAACAGATCAACCACCTCCCACCAATGGCCCCTCTCCTTCTCCGGCCGTGCCCGCCTCCTCGACATCCTCCTCCAGTCAAAGTGCACCAAGCCGGCAGAATGTCACACATGTGGGAGGGGCCACACCAGGTTCTTTGCCTCCTAACCTGGACGACCTGAAG GTGGCTGAACTGAAGCATGAGCTCAAACTGCGGAGCTTGCCTGTATCAGGCACCAAGAATGACCTCATCGAGCGGTTGAGGAACTACCAGGCTCAGCAGAACAGTCGGGGTGGTGGTAGTGCAACAACTACAACAgcagggggtgccacagggtctGGGGCCGGAGCTTCCAAAACCAACCACccaacacaacaaaaacaactactaaaacagcagcaacaacaacttTCCCAACACCAGGCCCTGTCGTCTGTGGTCCACCAATCAGGAGAAGCAGGTGTGGTAACCTTGGCAACCTTCCCGTTCATGACCACTGCTCCACAGCAGATCATGCACTTTGGCAGCACTAGCTCCTCcccaccagtctctcctgcccCCTCGGACCGCTCGCTAGCTGGGATGAGTCCAGATGAGACGAGCTGTAATGGAGACTCATTTGGGGAGATG GTAAGCTCTCCCCTCACCCAGCTAagcctccatccctccccacaGCACCGTGGCACTATCAAAGAGGAGTTGAGTGGCTCGGCCCCAACAGCCTGCCAATTCTCCATGGCTGCTCTGCAGAAACGCCTGCAAGTAGCACCCCCGTCTGTGAACAAGGACCAGATGCTGCAGGAGAAGGACAAGCAGATCGAGGCGCTGACGTGCATGCTAAGACAGAAACAGCGGCTGGTGGAGACCCTGCGCGTCCAGCTGGAACAGGGCAAGAGAGGGGGCCGGGACGCCCCCCCAGAACCCCTGGGCCTTGTCAGGGTGAAGGAAGAGCCCCCAGACATCCCCAGCATCCCCTCCACATTTTGCCCCATTGCCCGCTCCCCGACTCCTTCCCAGTGCCACATGGAGGTCACCAAGATGACCATCAAGCAGGAGGTCGGGGATGTGGAAGAGGCCGTGGAGCTGTCCTTGGAAGCCCCACCTCAGCAGGTGCAGTTGGAGAAGATCCAGGCACAGCAGCTGGAGCAGCTGAAGGTGCAGCAGACGCAGCAGATCAATGCGCTGCAGCTGGCACAGCAGCAGGCCTTGCAGCAGCTGCTCCTACAGCAGAACCAGCAGAATCTGCAGAAACACCGCTCACAGCAGAGAAAGAAGAAGTCCCACAAGCAACAGCtcaagcagcagcagcaacagctaCTGTcccaacaacaacagcagatACAATCAAAGAACCAACAGCTGTTACAGTCAAAGCATCAACAACAGCAGATATTGCAggcacaacaacaaccacagcagataTTGCaggcacaacaacaacaacagcagctgaAGTCACAACAG GTGTCTCAGATGTTCCTCAATCAGCAGTCACGCTCCACCACTTCCTTCCCCTTGGATCTCCTCAAGACACACTCCACACCTACCCTGGTGACAGACAGCAACGGCAACCATTTCCTCATCGCACTAACCAATCACTGTGCCGAGAGCCAAGGGAGTGATATGCCACAAGGCACTCCACAGGGCAAAACATCCAATCGCATCATACTGCAG AGACTGCAGTCAACTCCCACCAAGCTGCCCAGCCAATCCCCTCTTCAGTTGTCCAGCAGTGACACCCAATCAAAACCGAAAACTCAACCAGGCCTCGTGAAACAGCCAACCAGAAAG GGACAGAAGGCGGGGCTGCAGATGTCAACCAATCACTCCCCAGGggtcgctctctccttctctgccccGCCCAATCTCCAGCCTTTCTTCCCCAATGATGACTCCTCCCCTTCTGAAAAAgacacctccccctctcctccagctcaAACG GAGGATTTGAGTCCAGGTCTTGACCATGAACCCCTGTTCAGCCCTCCTTCTCCCAAACAGACGCCCTCCCCTAACCCACCGGATGACAAG GATAATGGATCCACCCAGCATATGGACGACCTCTTCGACATCCTGATTCAGACAGGAG aaaTCTCAGCCACCTTCAAACCAGCGCCCGACCCTTCCCTGGCACGACTGCGCCCCAACACCCCTTCCCCTTCCCACTCTCaggccccctcccctctccagctGCAACTCCACTTCTCGCCCTCCACCCCTCCCGAACCCGAGACCCCCCAGCCAGGccaaggggaggaggaggagctgcagGCGCCAGCCACCGATGATCAGGACGTAAGCAACACAGGAAGTGGACGTCTGGAGGACTTCCTGGAGAGCACCACGGGCAAACCCCTCCTGGGGGTGGAGCCTGGCGGGCCCCTGACCCTGATTGACGACCTTCACAATCAAATGCTAAGCACCCCCAGCATCCTGGACCACACATCCTCGCCCATGGACACCTATGAGCTGTCGGGCTACACAGCCAACCCCCCTGGCCTGGACTTCGGAGACCATGCCCTGGACAGCATGGATTGGCTGGATATCACCATGGGAGGGGCGAGCAACGAGATTGCAGGGCTCGCCCCACTGGGTCCCCTGGGCCCCCACACTCCCCCCAGCGTCTTCTCAGCAGACTTTCTGGACAGTTCAGACCTGCAGCTCCACTGGGACTCCTGCTTATAG
- the LOC110486405 gene encoding myocardin-related transcription factor A isoform X3, whose protein sequence is MEAQAGEEPGPSGSAPASSDSAPSPHSEAVTNELQELSLQPAPNLLPLRDRKNVLQLKLQQRRTREELVSQGIMPPLKSPAAFHEQRRSLERARTEDYLKRKIRSRPERSELVRMHILEDHVPDGCWLANPLCAVCSETSVEPSLQAKQLQLKRARLADDLNDKISHRPGPMELIHKNILPVHSSIKQAIIETDFPKVAGEISSFDEDSSDTLSPEQPIGQESPLGHGPLPSPPDVLACNSTPTQFLTQVPPPPPPLPPFYGPCQPVKLSNGTAVLRTAPALIKSQPKPTSERPPQRSKKPKDNKPKVRKLKYHQYIPPDQKADHEPPPQLDSTYAKILHQQQLFLQLQILNQQQQHYNYHTILPAPPKPLTDQPPPTNGPSPSPAVPASSTSSSSQSAPSRQNVTHVGGATPGSLPPNLDDLKVAELKHELKLRSLPVSGTKNDLIERLRNYQAQQNSRGGGSATTTTAGGATGSGAGASKTNHPTQQKQLLKQQQQQLSQHQALSSVVHQSGEAGVVTLATFPFMTTAPQQIMHFGSTSSSPPVSPAPSDRSLAGMSPDETSCNGDSFGEMVSSPLTQLSLHPSPQHRGTIKEELSGSAPTACQFSMAALQKRLQVAPPSVNKDQMLQEKDKQIEALTCMLRQKQRLVETLRVQLEQGKRGGRDAPPEPLGLVRVKEEPPDIPSIPSTFCPIARSPTPSQCHMEVTKMTIKQEVGDVEEAVELSLEAPPQQVQLEKIQAQQLEQLKVQQTQQINALQLAQQQALQQLLLQQNQQNLQKHRSQQRKKKSHKQQLKQQQQQLLSQQQQQIQSKNQQLLQSKHQQQQILQAQQQPQQILQAQQQQQQLKSQQVSQMFLNQQSRSTTSFPLDLLKTHSTPTLVTDSNGNHFLIALTNHCAESQGSDMPQGTPQGKTSNRIILQRLQSTPTKLPSQSPLQLSSSDTQSKPKTQPGLVKQPTRKGQKAGLQMSTNHSPGVALSFSAPPNLQPFFPNDDSSPSEKDTSPSPPAQTEDLSPGLDHEPLFSPPSPKQTPSPNPPDDKDNGSTQHMDDLFDILIQTGEISATFKPAPDPSLARLRPNTPSPSHSQAPSPLQLQLHFSPSTPPEPETPQPGQGEEEELQAPATDDQDVSNTGSGRLEDFLESTTGKPLLGVEPGGPLTLIDDLHNQMLSTPSILDHTSSPMDTYELSGYTANPPGLDFGDHALDSMDWLDITMGGASNEIAGLAPLGPLGPHTPPSVFSADFLDSSDLQLHWDSCL, encoded by the exons cactGAAAAGTCCAGCTGCCTTCCACGAACAGAGACGAAGTTTAGAGCGAGCGCGG aCTGAAGACTACCTAAAGAGGAAGATCCGAAGTCGGCCGGAGAGGTCGGAGCTGGTCAGGATGCACATTCTGGAGG ATCACGTGCCTGATGGTTGTTGGCTGGCTAACccgctgtgtgctgtgtgttcaGAGACGTCGGTGGAACCCTCCCTCCAGGCCAAACAACTGCAGCTGAAGAGGGCCCGTCTGGCTGACGACCTCAACGACAAGATCTCCCACAGGCCTGGCCCCATGGAGCTCATTCACAAGAACATCCTGCCTGTGCACAGCAGCATCAAACAGGCCATCATAG aGACAGACTTCCCCAAGGTTGCTGGGGAGATATCCTCCTTTGATGAGGACAGTAGTGATACTCTCTCTCCTGAGCAGCCCATTGGTCAGGAGTCTCCGCTGGGCCACGGCCCTCTGCCCTCTCCCCCCGACGTCCTAGCTTGCAACAGCACCCCCACACAGTTTCTCACTCAGGTTCCTCCaccaccccctcctcttcctcccttctaTGGGCCCTGCCAACCAGTGAAGTTGAGCAATGGGACAGCAGTTCTGAGAACCGCCCCTGCACTGATCAAG TCCCAGCCAAAGCCCACCTCAGAGCGCCCCCCTCAGCGATCCAAGAAGCCCAAGGACAACAAGCCCAAGGTGAGGAAGCTGAAGTACCACCAGTACATCCCTCCGGACCAGAAGGCCGACCACGAGCCGCCCCCTCAGCTGGACTCCACCTACGCCAAGATCCTCCACCAGCAGCAGCTCTTCCTCCAGCTGCAGATCCTCAACCAGCAGCAGCAACACTACAACTACCACACCATCCTTCCTGCACCAcccaa ACCACTAACAGATCAACCACCTCCCACCAATGGCCCCTCTCCTTCTCCGGCCGTGCCCGCCTCCTCGACATCCTCCTCCAGTCAAAGTGCACCAAGCCGGCAGAATGTCACACATGTGGGAGGGGCCACACCAGGTTCTTTGCCTCCTAACCTGGACGACCTGAAG GTGGCTGAACTGAAGCATGAGCTCAAACTGCGGAGCTTGCCTGTATCAGGCACCAAGAATGACCTCATCGAGCGGTTGAGGAACTACCAGGCTCAGCAGAACAGTCGGGGTGGTGGTAGTGCAACAACTACAACAgcagggggtgccacagggtctGGGGCCGGAGCTTCCAAAACCAACCACccaacacaacaaaaacaactactaaaacagcagcaacaacaacttTCCCAACACCAGGCCCTGTCGTCTGTGGTCCACCAATCAGGAGAAGCAGGTGTGGTAACCTTGGCAACCTTCCCGTTCATGACCACTGCTCCACAGCAGATCATGCACTTTGGCAGCACTAGCTCCTCcccaccagtctctcctgcccCCTCGGACCGCTCGCTAGCTGGGATGAGTCCAGATGAGACGAGCTGTAATGGAGACTCATTTGGGGAGATG GTAAGCTCTCCCCTCACCCAGCTAagcctccatccctccccacaGCACCGTGGCACTATCAAAGAGGAGTTGAGTGGCTCGGCCCCAACAGCCTGCCAATTCTCCATGGCTGCTCTGCAGAAACGCCTGCAAGTAGCACCCCCGTCTGTGAACAAGGACCAGATGCTGCAGGAGAAGGACAAGCAGATCGAGGCGCTGACGTGCATGCTAAGACAGAAACAGCGGCTGGTGGAGACCCTGCGCGTCCAGCTGGAACAGGGCAAGAGAGGGGGCCGGGACGCCCCCCCAGAACCCCTGGGCCTTGTCAGGGTGAAGGAAGAGCCCCCAGACATCCCCAGCATCCCCTCCACATTTTGCCCCATTGCCCGCTCCCCGACTCCTTCCCAGTGCCACATGGAGGTCACCAAGATGACCATCAAGCAGGAGGTCGGGGATGTGGAAGAGGCCGTGGAGCTGTCCTTGGAAGCCCCACCTCAGCAGGTGCAGTTGGAGAAGATCCAGGCACAGCAGCTGGAGCAGCTGAAGGTGCAGCAGACGCAGCAGATCAATGCGCTGCAGCTGGCACAGCAGCAGGCCTTGCAGCAGCTGCTCCTACAGCAGAACCAGCAGAATCTGCAGAAACACCGCTCACAGCAGAGAAAGAAGAAGTCCCACAAGCAACAGCtcaagcagcagcagcaacagctaCTGTcccaacaacaacagcagatACAATCAAAGAACCAACAGCTGTTACAGTCAAAGCATCAACAACAGCAGATATTGCAggcacaacaacaaccacagcagataTTGCaggcacaacaacaacaacagcagctgaAGTCACAACAG GTGTCTCAGATGTTCCTCAATCAGCAGTCACGCTCCACCACTTCCTTCCCCTTGGATCTCCTCAAGACACACTCCACACCTACCCTGGTGACAGACAGCAACGGCAACCATTTCCTCATCGCACTAACCAATCACTGTGCCGAGAGCCAAGGGAGTGATATGCCACAAGGCACTCCACAGGGCAAAACATCCAATCGCATCATACTGCAG AGACTGCAGTCAACTCCCACCAAGCTGCCCAGCCAATCCCCTCTTCAGTTGTCCAGCAGTGACACCCAATCAAAACCGAAAACTCAACCAGGCCTCGTGAAACAGCCAACCAGAAAG GGACAGAAGGCGGGGCTGCAGATGTCAACCAATCACTCCCCAGGggtcgctctctccttctctgccccGCCCAATCTCCAGCCTTTCTTCCCCAATGATGACTCCTCCCCTTCTGAAAAAgacacctccccctctcctccagctcaAACG GAGGATTTGAGTCCAGGTCTTGACCATGAACCCCTGTTCAGCCCTCCTTCTCCCAAACAGACGCCCTCCCCTAACCCACCGGATGACAAG GATAATGGATCCACCCAGCATATGGACGACCTCTTCGACATCCTGATTCAGACAGGAG aaaTCTCAGCCACCTTCAAACCAGCGCCCGACCCTTCCCTGGCACGACTGCGCCCCAACACCCCTTCCCCTTCCCACTCTCaggccccctcccctctccagctGCAACTCCACTTCTCGCCCTCCACCCCTCCCGAACCCGAGACCCCCCAGCCAGGccaaggggaggaggaggagctgcagGCGCCAGCCACCGATGATCAGGACGTAAGCAACACAGGAAGTGGACGTCTGGAGGACTTCCTGGAGAGCACCACGGGCAAACCCCTCCTGGGGGTGGAGCCTGGCGGGCCCCTGACCCTGATTGACGACCTTCACAATCAAATGCTAAGCACCCCCAGCATCCTGGACCACACATCCTCGCCCATGGACACCTATGAGCTGTCGGGCTACACAGCCAACCCCCCTGGCCTGGACTTCGGAGACCATGCCCTGGACAGCATGGATTGGCTGGATATCACCATGGGAGGGGCGAGCAACGAGATTGCAGGGCTCGCCCCACTGGGTCCCCTGGGCCCCCACACTCCCCCCAGCGTCTTCTCAGCAGACTTTCTGGACAGTTCAGACCTGCAGCTCCACTGGGACTCCTGCTTATAG
- the LOC110486405 gene encoding myocardin-related transcription factor A isoform X5 yields the protein MEAQAGEEPGPSGSAPASSDSAPSPHSEAVTNELQELSLQPAPNLLPLRDRKNVLQLKLQQRRTREELVSQGIMPPLKSPAAFHEQRRSLERARTEDYLKRKIRSRPERSELVRMHILEETSVEPSLQAKQLQLKRARLADDLNDKISHRPGPMELIHKNILPVHSSIKQAIIETDFPKVAGEISSFDEDSSDTLSPEQPIGQESPLGHGPLPSPPDVLACNSTPTQFLTQVPPPPPPLPPFYGPCQPVKLSNGTAVLRTAPALIKSQPKPTSERPPQRSKKPKDNKPKVRKLKYHQYIPPDQKADHEPPPQLDSTYAKILHQQQLFLQLQILNQQQQHYNYHTILPAPPKPLTDQPPPTNGPSPSPAVPASSTSSSSQSAPSRQNVTHVGGATPGSLPPNLDDLKVAELKHELKLRSLPVSGTKNDLIERLRNYQAQQNSRGGGSATTTTAGGATGSGAGASKTNHPTQQKQLLKQQQQQLSQHQALSSVVHQSGEAGVVTLATFPFMTTAPQQIMHFGSTSSSPPVSPAPSDRSLAGMSPDETSCNGDSFGEMVSSPLTQLSLHPSPQHRGTIKEELSGSAPTACQFSMAALQKRLQVAPPSVNKDQMLQEKDKQIEALTCMLRQKQRLVETLRVQLEQGKRGGRDAPPEPLGLVRVKEEPPDIPSIPSTFCPIARSPTPSQCHMEVTKMTIKQEVGDVEEAVELSLEAPPQQVQLEKIQAQQLEQLKVQQTQQINALQLAQQQALQQLLLQQNQQNLQKHRSQQRKKKSHKQQLKQQQQQLLSQQQQQIQSKNQQLLQSKHQQQQILQAQQQPQQILQAQQQQQQLKSQQVSQMFLNQQSRSTTSFPLDLLKTHSTPTLVTDSNGNHFLIALTNHCAESQGSDMPQGTPQGKTSNRIILQRLQSTPTKLPSQSPLQLSSSDTQSKPKTQPGLVKQPTRKGQKAGLQMSTNHSPGVALSFSAPPNLQPFFPNDDSSPSEKDTSPSPPAQTEDLSPGLDHEPLFSPPSPKQTPSPNPPDDKDNGSTQHMDDLFDILIQTGEISATFKPAPDPSLARLRPNTPSPSHSQAPSPLQLQLHFSPSTPPEPETPQPGQGEEEELQAPATDDQDVSNTGSGRLEDFLESTTGKPLLGVEPGGPLTLIDDLHNQMLSTPSILDHTSSPMDTYELSGYTANPPGLDFGDHALDSMDWLDITMGGASNEIAGLAPLGPLGPHTPPSVFSADFLDSSDLQLHWDSCL from the exons cactGAAAAGTCCAGCTGCCTTCCACGAACAGAGACGAAGTTTAGAGCGAGCGCGG aCTGAAGACTACCTAAAGAGGAAGATCCGAAGTCGGCCGGAGAGGTCGGAGCTGGTCAGGATGCACATTCTGGAGG AGACGTCGGTGGAACCCTCCCTCCAGGCCAAACAACTGCAGCTGAAGAGGGCCCGTCTGGCTGACGACCTCAACGACAAGATCTCCCACAGGCCTGGCCCCATGGAGCTCATTCACAAGAACATCCTGCCTGTGCACAGCAGCATCAAACAGGCCATCATAG aGACAGACTTCCCCAAGGTTGCTGGGGAGATATCCTCCTTTGATGAGGACAGTAGTGATACTCTCTCTCCTGAGCAGCCCATTGGTCAGGAGTCTCCGCTGGGCCACGGCCCTCTGCCCTCTCCCCCCGACGTCCTAGCTTGCAACAGCACCCCCACACAGTTTCTCACTCAGGTTCCTCCaccaccccctcctcttcctcccttctaTGGGCCCTGCCAACCAGTGAAGTTGAGCAATGGGACAGCAGTTCTGAGAACCGCCCCTGCACTGATCAAG TCCCAGCCAAAGCCCACCTCAGAGCGCCCCCCTCAGCGATCCAAGAAGCCCAAGGACAACAAGCCCAAGGTGAGGAAGCTGAAGTACCACCAGTACATCCCTCCGGACCAGAAGGCCGACCACGAGCCGCCCCCTCAGCTGGACTCCACCTACGCCAAGATCCTCCACCAGCAGCAGCTCTTCCTCCAGCTGCAGATCCTCAACCAGCAGCAGCAACACTACAACTACCACACCATCCTTCCTGCACCAcccaa ACCACTAACAGATCAACCACCTCCCACCAATGGCCCCTCTCCTTCTCCGGCCGTGCCCGCCTCCTCGACATCCTCCTCCAGTCAAAGTGCACCAAGCCGGCAGAATGTCACACATGTGGGAGGGGCCACACCAGGTTCTTTGCCTCCTAACCTGGACGACCTGAAG GTGGCTGAACTGAAGCATGAGCTCAAACTGCGGAGCTTGCCTGTATCAGGCACCAAGAATGACCTCATCGAGCGGTTGAGGAACTACCAGGCTCAGCAGAACAGTCGGGGTGGTGGTAGTGCAACAACTACAACAgcagggggtgccacagggtctGGGGCCGGAGCTTCCAAAACCAACCACccaacacaacaaaaacaactactaaaacagcagcaacaacaacttTCCCAACACCAGGCCCTGTCGTCTGTGGTCCACCAATCAGGAGAAGCAGGTGTGGTAACCTTGGCAACCTTCCCGTTCATGACCACTGCTCCACAGCAGATCATGCACTTTGGCAGCACTAGCTCCTCcccaccagtctctcctgcccCCTCGGACCGCTCGCTAGCTGGGATGAGTCCAGATGAGACGAGCTGTAATGGAGACTCATTTGGGGAGATG GTAAGCTCTCCCCTCACCCAGCTAagcctccatccctccccacaGCACCGTGGCACTATCAAAGAGGAGTTGAGTGGCTCGGCCCCAACAGCCTGCCAATTCTCCATGGCTGCTCTGCAGAAACGCCTGCAAGTAGCACCCCCGTCTGTGAACAAGGACCAGATGCTGCAGGAGAAGGACAAGCAGATCGAGGCGCTGACGTGCATGCTAAGACAGAAACAGCGGCTGGTGGAGACCCTGCGCGTCCAGCTGGAACAGGGCAAGAGAGGGGGCCGGGACGCCCCCCCAGAACCCCTGGGCCTTGTCAGGGTGAAGGAAGAGCCCCCAGACATCCCCAGCATCCCCTCCACATTTTGCCCCATTGCCCGCTCCCCGACTCCTTCCCAGTGCCACATGGAGGTCACCAAGATGACCATCAAGCAGGAGGTCGGGGATGTGGAAGAGGCCGTGGAGCTGTCCTTGGAAGCCCCACCTCAGCAGGTGCAGTTGGAGAAGATCCAGGCACAGCAGCTGGAGCAGCTGAAGGTGCAGCAGACGCAGCAGATCAATGCGCTGCAGCTGGCACAGCAGCAGGCCTTGCAGCAGCTGCTCCTACAGCAGAACCAGCAGAATCTGCAGAAACACCGCTCACAGCAGAGAAAGAAGAAGTCCCACAAGCAACAGCtcaagcagcagcagcaacagctaCTGTcccaacaacaacagcagatACAATCAAAGAACCAACAGCTGTTACAGTCAAAGCATCAACAACAGCAGATATTGCAggcacaacaacaaccacagcagataTTGCaggcacaacaacaacaacagcagctgaAGTCACAACAG GTGTCTCAGATGTTCCTCAATCAGCAGTCACGCTCCACCACTTCCTTCCCCTTGGATCTCCTCAAGACACACTCCACACCTACCCTGGTGACAGACAGCAACGGCAACCATTTCCTCATCGCACTAACCAATCACTGTGCCGAGAGCCAAGGGAGTGATATGCCACAAGGCACTCCACAGGGCAAAACATCCAATCGCATCATACTGCAG AGACTGCAGTCAACTCCCACCAAGCTGCCCAGCCAATCCCCTCTTCAGTTGTCCAGCAGTGACACCCAATCAAAACCGAAAACTCAACCAGGCCTCGTGAAACAGCCAACCAGAAAG GGACAGAAGGCGGGGCTGCAGATGTCAACCAATCACTCCCCAGGggtcgctctctccttctctgccccGCCCAATCTCCAGCCTTTCTTCCCCAATGATGACTCCTCCCCTTCTGAAAAAgacacctccccctctcctccagctcaAACG GAGGATTTGAGTCCAGGTCTTGACCATGAACCCCTGTTCAGCCCTCCTTCTCCCAAACAGACGCCCTCCCCTAACCCACCGGATGACAAG GATAATGGATCCACCCAGCATATGGACGACCTCTTCGACATCCTGATTCAGACAGGAG aaaTCTCAGCCACCTTCAAACCAGCGCCCGACCCTTCCCTGGCACGACTGCGCCCCAACACCCCTTCCCCTTCCCACTCTCaggccccctcccctctccagctGCAACTCCACTTCTCGCCCTCCACCCCTCCCGAACCCGAGACCCCCCAGCCAGGccaaggggaggaggaggagctgcagGCGCCAGCCACCGATGATCAGGACGTAAGCAACACAGGAAGTGGACGTCTGGAGGACTTCCTGGAGAGCACCACGGGCAAACCCCTCCTGGGGGTGGAGCCTGGCGGGCCCCTGACCCTGATTGACGACCTTCACAATCAAATGCTAAGCACCCCCAGCATCCTGGACCACACATCCTCGCCCATGGACACCTATGAGCTGTCGGGCTACACAGCCAACCCCCCTGGCCTGGACTTCGGAGACCATGCCCTGGACAGCATGGATTGGCTGGATATCACCATGGGAGGGGCGAGCAACGAGATTGCAGGGCTCGCCCCACTGGGTCCCCTGGGCCCCCACACTCCCCCCAGCGTCTTCTCAGCAGACTTTCTGGACAGTTCAGACCTGCAGCTCCACTGGGACTCCTGCTTATAG